The following are from one region of the Staphylococcus argenteus genome:
- the nrdR gene encoding transcriptional regulator NrdR: MKCPKCNSTQSKVVDSRHADELNAIRRRRECENCGTRFTTFEHIEVSQLIVVKKDGTREQFSREKILNGLVRSCEKRPVRYQQLEDITNKVEWQLRDEGHTEVSSRDIGEHVMNLLMHVDQVSYVRFASVYKEFKDVDQLLASMQGILSENKRSDA; encoded by the coding sequence ATGAAATGCCCGAAATGTAATTCTACACAATCCAAAGTCGTAGATTCAAGGCATGCCGATGAATTAAATGCCATTCGTAGACGAAGAGAATGTGAAAATTGTGGAACACGTTTCACTACATTTGAACATATCGAAGTCAGTCAGCTTATTGTTGTGAAAAAAGATGGCACAAGAGAGCAATTTTCAAGAGAGAAAATACTTAATGGACTTGTGCGTTCATGTGAAAAGCGTCCAGTTAGATATCAGCAACTTGAAGATATTACTAATAAAGTTGAATGGCAATTGAGAGATGAAGGTCATACAGAAGTATCTTCACGAGATATAGGTGAGCATGTGATGAATTTATTAATGCATGTTGATCAAGTCTCTTATGTGAGATTTGCATCTGTTTATAAAGAGTTTAAAGATGTTGACCAATTATTGGCATCAATGCAAGGAATTTTAAGTGAAAATAAACGGAGTGATGCATAA
- the coaE gene encoding dephospho-CoA kinase (Dephospho-CoA kinase (CoaE) performs the final step in coenzyme A biosynthesis.), producing MPKVIGLTGGIASGKSTVSELLTVFGFKVVDADKAARKAVEKGSKGLAQVRETFGEEAIDENGEMDRHYMGDLVFNQPEKRLELNAIVHPIVREIMEAEKNEYLNQGFNVIMDIPLLYENELENTVDEVWVVYTSESIQMDRLMQRNDLSLEDAKARVYSQISIDKKSRMADHVIDNLGDKLELKQNLERLLEEEGYIEKPNYGEE from the coding sequence ATGCCGAAAGTTATTGGTCTTACGGGCGGGATTGCCTCAGGGAAATCAACAGTATCAGAACTATTAACGGTCTTTGGATTTAAAGTAGTGGATGCTGATAAAGCAGCGAGAAAAGCTGTTGAAAAAGGAAGTAAAGGTTTAGCTCAAGTACGTGAAACCTTTGGTGAAGAAGCAATTGATGAAAATGGTGAAATGGATAGACATTATATGGGAGATTTAGTATTTAATCAACCAGAAAAACGTTTAGAATTAAATGCTATTGTTCATCCGATTGTTCGTGAAATTATGGAAGCTGAAAAGAATGAATATTTAAATCAAGGTTTTAATGTCATTATGGATATTCCGTTGTTATATGAAAATGAATTAGAAAACACAGTAGATGAAGTGTGGGTTGTTTATACGTCTGAAAGTATTCAAATGGATAGATTGATGCAACGTAACGATTTATCGTTAGAAGATGCAAAAGCGCGTGTGTATAGTCAAATTTCTATTGATAAGAAAAGTAGAATGGCTGATCATGTTATTGATAATCTAGGAGATAAGTTAGAGTTAAAACAAAACCTCGAAAGATTGTTAGAAGAAGAAGGATATATTGAAAAGCCAAACTATGGAGAAGAATAA
- the gap gene encoding type I glyceraldehyde-3-phosphate dehydrogenase: MSTNIAINGMGRIGRMVLRIALQNKNLNVVAINASYPPETIAHLINFDTTHGKYDLKVEPIENGLQVGEHQIKLVADRNPENLPWKELDIDIAIDATGKFNHGDKAIAHIKAGAKKVLLTGPSKGGHVQMVVKGVNDHQLDVEEYDIFSNASCTTNCIGPVAKVLNDQFGIINGLMTTVHAITNDQKNIDNPHKDLRRARSCNESIIPTSTGAAKALKEVLPELEGKLHGMALRVPTKNVSLVDLVVDLEKEVTADEVNQAFENAGLEGIIEVEHQPLVSVDFNTNPHSAIIDAQSTMVMDGNKVKVIAWYDNEWGYSNRVVDVAEQLGELLKSKTTVSAS, encoded by the coding sequence ATGTCAACGAATATTGCAATTAATGGTATGGGTAGAATTGGAAGAATGGTATTACGTATTGCATTACAAAATAAAAATCTTAATGTAGTAGCAATTAATGCTAGTTATCCACCCGAAACAATTGCACATTTAATCAATTTTGATACAACACATGGTAAGTATGATTTAAAAGTCGAACCAATCGAAAATGGTTTACAAGTTGGTGAACATCAAATTAAATTGGTAGCTGATAGAAATCCTGAAAACTTGCCTTGGAAAGAATTGGATATTGATATTGCAATAGATGCTACTGGTAAATTTAACCATGGAGATAAAGCTATTGCGCATATTAAAGCTGGTGCTAAAAAAGTATTATTAACCGGTCCATCAAAAGGTGGTCATGTTCAAATGGTTGTTAAAGGCGTAAATGATCATCAATTAGATGTTGAGGAATATGATATTTTTAGTAACGCATCATGCACTACGAACTGTATTGGACCTGTAGCTAAAGTTTTAAATGATCAATTTGGAATTATTAATGGATTAATGACTACGGTTCATGCGATAACAAATGATCAAAAAAATATTGATAATCCACATAAAGATTTAAGACGCGCGCGTTCATGTAATGAAAGTATTATACCTACATCAACAGGTGCAGCGAAAGCGTTAAAAGAAGTGTTGCCAGAATTAGAAGGTAAATTACATGGTATGGCACTTCGTGTTCCAACAAAAAATGTATCATTAGTTGATTTAGTCGTTGATTTAGAAAAAGAAGTCACTGCTGATGAAGTAAATCAAGCTTTTGAAAATGCAGGGTTAGAAGGCATCATCGAAGTCGAACACCAACCGCTTGTGTCAGTAGATTTTAATACAAACCCACATTCAGCTATTATTGATGCGCAATCAACAATGGTTATGGATGGTAATAAAGTTAAAGTCATCGCTTGGTATGACAACGAGTGGGGATATTCCAATAGAGTTGTAGATGTTGCTGAACAACTTGGTGAACTTTTAAAATCAAAGACAACAGTAAGTGCAAGTTAA